In Macrobrachium rosenbergii isolate ZJJX-2024 unplaced genomic scaffold, ASM4041242v1 13908, whole genome shotgun sequence, one genomic interval encodes:
- the LOC136837989 gene encoding uncharacterized protein, protein MDCMVVGSESNCELTRTTKEGAIIKEHGKVKMIQDLAIVKIQTDSIIDQREQLVQLSNQIQAGLQSVQDRNLYDMLSKLQRDIDSVMPRKVVKRSLIPFIGVALHNLFGVATDGNVERLKERVAQLENWASEQGTVYNKVIGNVNQNQKMITVLKEFVNSALHNVSSEIARIHQTEMMEQLLIETSNFLLEYKELLNAIMMAGKNLLSPFLVTPSEIEAIIQKCVVNNHLKPLVENIVDYYGLITVKVIANQIILVIPFNNPDVNSLMSVYPFPMVVDNKSIVLEGTVRHFALQHDSFLVTEIPEHKFRECVMLNDGVYVVTL, encoded by the coding sequence atggattgtatggtggttggcagtgagtcaaattgtgaactcactcgtacaactaaggaaggagccatcatcaaggagcatggcaaggttaagatgatacaggacctagccattgttaagatccagacggactccattatcgatcagagagagcagttagtccagctgagcaatcagatacaggcaggattacaaagtgtccaagatagaaatttgtacgacatgctctccaagttgcagagggacatcgatagtgttatgccaaggaaagtagtaaagcgatcgctcataccctttataggtgtcgctttacacaatctctttggagtggcgaccgatggtaatgttgaaaggctaaaggaaagagtggcacaacttgaaaattgggcttctgagcagggcactgtctataataaagtaataggaaatgtcaatcaaaatcagaaaatgatcacagtgctgaaagaatttgtgaatagtgccctccataatgtttcatcagaaattgctagaatccatcaaacagaaatgatggagcaactgctcatagaaacaagtaatttccttctggaatacaaggaattactcaatgcaatcatgatggcaggtaaaaacctgctgtcgccttttctggtaacccctagtgaaattgaagccattattcagaaatgtgttgtgaacaatcacttgaagccactagtagaaaatatagtggactattatggcctgataacagtgaaagtgatagccaatcaaattatactagtgatccctttcaacaatccagacgtcaactcattgatgtcagtctatccattcccaatggtagtagataataagtccattgtactagaaggaacagttcgacactttgccttgcagcatgattctttcctagtgactgaaattcccgaacataaattcagggaatgtgtcatgcttaatgatggtgtatatgttgtaacattgtga